The segment GTCCTTATTCTCTCTCCAGGGAAGATCCCTCCGGTTTCGATCATACCAGTCCAACAGTTTTTCTCGGACCGCCTGGATCCAGTCCTCTTCAGGGGCTTGGATCGGTCGATGATCTTTTCCACCCATGGAATGCCCTCCCTGTTCCATTCTCAGCTGTCTTGATCCCGGGGGTCAGGCAGATTGCGAAGGTCGATCAATTTCAGGACCTGTCCCTTCGCCGACTCTTCACGAACCAGCAGTTTATCCCGTTTCCCGGACAGGTGAAAACCAAGCACTTTCTGCTGGGTTCGATACACCTTTCGTTCCTCCATGTTATCCTTTACAAACAGGATTTCATGGTTTTGAGCCAGCCAGACCCCCCCGGGGTCGAAGCGGACATAGTCCGGGTCGCTCTGTACTTGGTTATATACATCGTATACCCGGGATTCCAGGGTCCTCAAGTCAACCAATTTTAAAATTCCGTTGACCGCATAGCACAGATAGTCACCGCCCGAGCTCAGAGTCAGATGCTTCAATCGGGTGGACAGAAGATTTTGTTCGCTTTCAACGTAATGAAAAATTTTCCCGTCGATGACATGAACCTCTTCAAAGAAGGTTTCCCCATCTTGCTGTTTTCCCGTGGGAAAAGCCAGATATCGGCCCGCAGGATCCCAGGCAGGCTGTCCGACGATCCAACTTCCTTTCACAGCCCGGTAGAGAGTCTCCGTCTTCCCGCGGTCCGGGTGAAGCACAGCAACCCTGCTTCCCAGGAATGCCGGCCGTTCTTCGGGTTTGCCATCACTGTTTTTTCCATTGCGGGGGGAGACCACATAGGCGAGCCGGGCTCCCTTGGGGGCCCAAACTCCGGTCTGACCACCGGCCAAAGTATAGACCCGTTTCCCGTCACCCCGGTAGATTTCATTTCCGATGAGCAGGTAGCGGCCATCTGCGGACCAGCTGACCCATTCCTCTCCGGAAACAGTCGTCTCTGCCACCCCTTTTGTAAGAGCCACATCCTGCCCCGACTGCACTGTGTACAGATGAAGAGTCAGTTTGGACCCGGACTTTTCACAATAGACAAAAGCGTTGCCTTTCGGGGAGATGGAGACGGGTTCTTTTACGAGAGGCAGGGAATCGGATACTTTCACCATCCGGCCGCCCAGTTCCAAAAACAGCTTCCGGTCTTTCTTGTAGTCTTTGATCTGAATCTTGCTTCCGTCACCCAGGTGATGAACGGCCCTGCTGTCTCCGTAGCGATCGGTCCAGTTCACCTTTTTCAGCCGGTTTCTCTTCACATCAAAAATATAATATCCGCTTGAACTTTTCGTCTTTCCCCAGAAGTAAAAACGGTCATTTTGAAACAGGTAAGGAGTTACTTCCTGGAATTCCGCTTCATATATTACGCCGGGTGGGCCGGCATCCCGCCCCGTGACCCAGCCAAACCAGATCACCCCCCCACAGAGAAGCAACAGCAGCAGGACCGGCAGACCGCACCGCTTCCATCGGCACCGCCTGAAGGCAGCCATCCCTTTCAAACCCGGGGCCTCCCCGCCCCATTTTTGTCCATGGTTCTCCATCCGCTACGCTCCTCCGCGTAAGTGAAAACCTTTCCATTCAATCAGACAGTGGCAATCGATGGTTCAAAGTGGGTCAGCCGAACCGAAAACCCGGCTTTCCCTACCATGGCAAAATACTCCTTTGATTAAGTGTACCAAAAAAAGCGGAGAGAATTAAGGAAAATCTTTTGAACTATGTCCTGTTTAAAACAAACACACTGTGGAGGGTCCGGTAATCCATTTCCGTGGATAAGATCACACCCGGTTTCCCGGGAAATGGATGGATCAGACTTGATTTAAGTCCATCCCTCCTGTGCTATAATGGTGCAGAAATCAACCCCGGTGATCCTCCCGTTGACGGATCGCCGCATAATGAAGGTGAAAGCTATGAAGCCGTCGATAACCCACTTGTCGGGAATCAATGAGATGGAAGGAATCCAAGACAAGTTCAACGATATTGCCAAGGATCCCGCCCGTGAACTGTGGACTCCGCTGGTGGATCATGTTCTGATTCCGGCGATACAGATCGCGCTGATCCTCTTCCTGACCTGGCTCGCTCTCCGCTATCTCGGACAGGTGATCGATCGGTTGCTCAATCTGAGCCGGTTTCAAGAAAAACGCGGGGCCACTCTCGGGCGCCTGATTAAATCCACCACCCGATATGCCATCTATTTTATCGCCGCAATCGCCATCCTGGAGAAGCTGGAAATTCCTGTCACTTCGATTCTGGCCGGAGCGGGAATCGTCGGATTGGCGGTGGGTTTTGGTGCGCAAAATCTGGTGAAAGACGTGATCAGCGGCTTCTTTATTATTTTTGAGGGACAGATGGAGGTCGGCGATTATGTCCAGATCAATGGTGACGTCATGGGCACCGTCGAGGAGATCGGCCTGCGGGTGACCAAGATCCGGGAGTTCAATCAGCGATTGCATTATTTCTCAAACGGGGAGATCGCCCGGGTGACCAATTACAACCGTGATCAGATGCGTCCCCTGGTCGCCGTGACCGTCCCTTTTGAGACGGATCAGGAGCTGGTCCAGAAGACCTTGAATGAGGTGAACGAAGACCTGGGCCGCCGGTTGGCTCCCTTTGTGATCGAACCTTTCAGCATCTATGGAATCACCAACATCGGAAAGGATGGCGTGGAATACACCATCACGGCCGTGGTGACACCGGAAGAGTACTGGTCGACCGAACGGGAAATGCGGAAATCGATCATCCGGGCCTTCAACCTGAAGGGAATCGAGATCGCCTACCCGCACCAGATTATGAAAGTATCCCCGGAAACTCCGACGATTTTCCCCGGCAAAGGGAACCCGGAAACGTGAAAGCTGAGGGAGATCCCCCAGCCGGTTCTTCCAACATCAGGTGGTGCTCCTGACCACTGCTGCGATCACAGCGGTCACCCCCACGGAAATCGCCACCCACAAAGCCACCCGTTTCAAATCCCTGCCCATGGTTTCCACGTGGTCCACCTGACGGACCACTTTTTGCTTTCTCTTTTTGGCCATATGAGAATCCACACTCCTTTGAGTACAGGGTCCAATCCTCGGAGACTTTCTTTCATCCGCCGGGATCGGTTTTCTGTGATCATTTTTAATCTATTTTACAAAAATAAAATATTATTGTAACCTAGAAGTAATGTTATTTACTGCGTTTGAGGGCGGTCGGGATGGGGTTTCACATGTCGTTTTCGTTGTTCTGACGAGCCAAAATCACTCCATGTGAAACCCAACCCTCCCTCTGTTACTCTCACAACGTCTCCATCACCTGTCACACGGTTTTTCCCGGTGGCATATTCTGAATGAAAGAGCAGATCCGCACTTTTTCATCCCCCTCTGCAACAAAGGGAATTTCAGTGGAGTAGAGGTGAACACATGTTATTTCGTGAGAAGATGATCGTCATTCATCAATCCTTTGGAACTCCCCGGGTGCTTTATTCCCTTCGCAACCGTCTGGAACGGCATAACATCCACAGTGAGCTGAGAATCCACCGCGGCAAGAAACAATGGACCACCTGCCAACTCCTTGTTCCCAAAAAGGAATACCCAAAAGCATTGGAACTTCTCAACCGATACAAGAAAGAGTTGGAACAGGCTTGAGGGCTGTGCTTCAAGCCCCGCTGAGGCTATCCCACAGATAAAATGTGGCGTAACTCCGCCAAGGTGTCCAATTCTCCCCCCATCGCCGGACATCGGACTCTGTCGGTTGCCGATCCAGCCCATAAGCCTTTTTCAGAGCATTTCGAAGTCCGATATCCGCTGCCGGCAACAGATCGGGGCGACCCATGCCGAACAGCAAGAGGCATTCAGCCGTCCAGCGCCCCACCCCCCGCAAAGAGACCAGTTGATCGGTCACAAGCTGATCCGGAAGCGTTTTCATCCCTTCCAAATCCAGCCCTCCATCGACTATTTTCCTGGAAATGTCGATGACATACTCCGCCTTCCGGCGAT is part of the Kroppenstedtia eburnea genome and harbors:
- a CDS encoding mechanosensitive ion channel family protein — its product is MKPSITHLSGINEMEGIQDKFNDIAKDPARELWTPLVDHVLIPAIQIALILFLTWLALRYLGQVIDRLLNLSRFQEKRGATLGRLIKSTTRYAIYFIAAIAILEKLEIPVTSILAGAGIVGLAVGFGAQNLVKDVISGFFIIFEGQMEVGDYVQINGDVMGTVEEIGLRVTKIREFNQRLHYFSNGEIARVTNYNRDQMRPLVAVTVPFETDQELVQKTLNEVNEDLGRRLAPFVIEPFSIYGITNIGKDGVEYTITAVVTPEEYWSTEREMRKSIIRAFNLKGIEIAYPHQIMKVSPETPTIFPGKGNPET
- a CDS encoding heat-shock protein HtpX; amino-acid sequence: MRVTEGGLGFTWSDFGSSEQRKRHVKPHPDRPQTQ